One window from the genome of Desulfovibrio psychrotolerans encodes:
- a CDS encoding DVUA0089 family protein, with protein MRRTLYFIVVGLLAITASTAKAADYDYFGTIRYHNEILQFNFSVLTSDTRTFFSSSWDDGGFDPTLALWDEFGNIIALQDDGLYTGSTTSNGVSYTHGVWDTFLSVFLDPGNYILTMTVYNNFNNGTNLSDGFFLQDEYPILLTALEPSAYGVNQDFYAFHILNVETATGPGGPIPTPEPSAFLLFGSGIIGLIVFTRRNRVATK; from the coding sequence ATGAGACGCACACTATACTTCATTGTGGTGGGATTGCTGGCAATCACAGCCTCCACCGCAAAGGCAGCGGACTACGACTACTTTGGAACCATACGCTACCACAACGAGATTCTTCAGTTTAACTTTTCAGTCCTCACATCTGACACCAGAACATTTTTCTCATCGTCATGGGATGATGGTGGCTTTGACCCCACGCTTGCGCTCTGGGATGAGTTTGGTAATATAATAGCATTGCAAGATGATGGACTATACACAGGATCAACTACTTCAAACGGAGTTTCATATACTCACGGAGTGTGGGACACGTTCTTATCAGTGTTTCTTGACCCGGGAAACTACATCCTCACCATGACAGTGTATAATAATTTTAACAACGGAACAAATTTATCTGACGGATTCTTTTTGCAAGACGAATACCCTATACTCCTCACCGCATTAGAGCCATCTGCTTATGGAGTTAATCAGGACTTCTATGCCTTCCACATACTGAATGTAGAAACGGCAACAGGACCTGGGGGCCCCATTCCCACACCGGAACCCTCCGCCTTCCTCCTTTTTGGTTCCGGCATCATAGGCCTTATTGTCTTTACGCGCCGCAACCGCGTGGCAACAAAATAG
- a CDS encoding nucleotide exchange factor GrpE — protein sequence MVKDTVELSEEAAEQLHKTREDAPAQETTIELTDEELIALCKARVCPACNEKVSADEQRLRALAEMDNFKKRLQREKEEHAKYAAEGVLAGLLPTLDNLGLAIDYGRKLEGCKDMLIGVDMTQKLLLDAVAQHGLVPVGTPGEPFNPEIHEAIGQEPCDCTPEGHVKQVMQKGYRLKERLLRPAKVLIASGKA from the coding sequence ATGGTAAAAGATACGGTTGAACTGAGCGAGGAAGCCGCAGAGCAGTTGCACAAGACCAGAGAAGATGCCCCCGCGCAGGAAACCACCATTGAACTGACCGACGAGGAGCTCATTGCCCTGTGCAAGGCGCGGGTCTGTCCTGCCTGCAACGAAAAGGTCAGCGCGGATGAACAGCGCCTGCGGGCACTGGCGGAGATGGACAACTTCAAAAAACGACTGCAGCGCGAAAAGGAAGAACACGCCAAATACGCGGCGGAAGGTGTTCTTGCAGGGCTGCTGCCCACGCTGGACAATCTGGGCCTTGCCATTGACTACGGGCGCAAGCTGGAAGGCTGCAAAGATATGCTCATCGGTGTGGACATGACCCAAAAACTGCTGCTGGATGCCGTAGCCCAGCACGGGCTTGTTCCCGTGGGCACGCCGGGTGAGCCATTCAATCCGGAAATTCATGAAGCCATCGGTCAGGAACCCTGCGACTGCACACCGGAAGGACATGTAAAGCAGGTCATGCAAAAGGGGTATCGGCTGAAGGAGCGCCTGCTGCGCCCTGCCAAGGTGCTCATCGCCTCCGGCAAGGCATAA
- a CDS encoding type II toxin-antitoxin system HicB family antitoxin translates to MNAMKYKGYYAKVEFVSEDRIFVGHIIGIKDIVGFHGESVSELEQSFHEAVDNYLSACASIGQQPDRPYSGRLTLRLSPEVHAAVVAAAETTNTSVNKWVVDTLKNATHA, encoded by the coding sequence ATGAACGCCATGAAGTATAAGGGTTATTACGCCAAGGTTGAGTTTGTTTCTGAAGACAGAATATTCGTCGGGCACATCATTGGTATCAAGGATATCGTCGGTTTCCATGGCGAATCCGTCTCCGAGTTGGAGCAATCCTTCCACGAAGCCGTGGATAACTACCTTTCAGCGTGTGCTTCAATTGGGCAACAGCCTGACCGCCCTTATTCTGGTCGCCTGACACTGCGACTCTCTCCCGAAGTGCATGCCGCCGTAGTTGCCGCAGCGGAGACCACCAATACAAGTGTCAATAAATGGGTTGTGGACACCCTTAAGAACGCGACACACGCATGA
- a CDS encoding HAMP domain-containing methyl-accepting chemotaxis protein gives MAMLDSLTLRSKLLSGFAVVTILSIFIGVFGVYEMKTIDENDTMLYETATVPLADIGQIAVAFQRIRLNVREAATAEDLTHVQQSTERIRGFQKVISDRLERFAPAMQHTPEDRKLLESLRSAREEYLAMTEQVLKLAEAGNRSEARALVDGAMRETARRYQTIIDEVQLLKENRAKEISDSNTAEAEYATMVMYIILGCIVALSAGTALFITANVSSQLGEDPGYLYGVASAIAGGNLNVAFRPQKKEGGVYAVMQGMVKTMKAKIAEAEQKTAEAAEEARRAQVAMEEANEAKARAERAKAEGMMQAATQLEGVVEIISTASEELSAQVEQSSRGTEVQSQRVGETATAMEQMNATVLEVARNASEASEATGVARAKAAEGANVVSQAVKSITEVQQASAVMKNDMGTLGKQAEGIGQIMNVISDIADQTNLLALNAAIEAARAGDAGRGFAVVADEVRKLAEKTMTATKEVGQAVADIQQGTRKNLENVEHSVSAIGQATELAEKSGQALQEIVRLVERAADQVRGIATASEEQSSASEQINRSVEEIDQISQETASAMNQSAQAIGELAEQAQNLRRLIEEMKKG, from the coding sequence ATGGCAATGCTCGATTCTTTGACTCTCCGCAGCAAGCTGCTTTCCGGCTTTGCGGTGGTAACGATTTTATCAATATTTATAGGTGTTTTTGGCGTGTATGAGATGAAGACAATTGATGAAAACGATACCATGCTCTATGAAACTGCAACTGTCCCTCTGGCAGATATTGGGCAGATAGCTGTCGCCTTTCAGCGTATCCGGCTGAATGTGCGTGAAGCCGCAACGGCGGAAGATTTAACTCATGTCCAGCAAAGCACTGAGCGGATTCGCGGTTTTCAGAAGGTTATCTCGGATCGGCTCGAACGGTTTGCACCGGCCATGCAGCATACCCCGGAAGACCGCAAGCTGCTGGAAAGCCTGCGAAGTGCCCGTGAGGAATATCTCGCCATGACCGAGCAGGTGCTGAAGCTGGCCGAAGCGGGGAACAGGAGTGAAGCCCGCGCGTTGGTGGACGGTGCCATGCGCGAAACAGCGCGCAGATATCAGACGATTATTGATGAGGTTCAACTGCTGAAGGAGAATCGGGCCAAGGAAATTTCAGACAGCAACACCGCAGAAGCCGAGTACGCGACCATGGTCATGTACATTATTCTGGGGTGTATTGTGGCGCTTTCGGCAGGTACGGCCCTGTTCATAACCGCCAATGTGTCTTCGCAACTGGGTGAAGACCCGGGCTACCTGTACGGCGTGGCGTCCGCCATTGCCGGCGGGAACCTGAATGTGGCTTTCCGCCCCCAAAAGAAGGAAGGCGGAGTGTACGCCGTGATGCAGGGCATGGTGAAAACCATGAAGGCCAAGATTGCCGAAGCTGAGCAAAAAACTGCTGAAGCTGCAGAAGAAGCCCGCCGTGCCCAAGTTGCCATGGAAGAAGCCAACGAGGCCAAAGCCCGTGCAGAGCGTGCCAAGGCTGAAGGGATGATGCAGGCGGCAACCCAGCTTGAGGGCGTGGTGGAGATTATCAGCACTGCCAGCGAGGAGCTTTCCGCACAGGTGGAGCAGTCCAGCAGGGGAACGGAAGTGCAGTCCCAGCGAGTGGGTGAAACCGCCACCGCCATGGAACAGATGAATGCCACCGTGCTGGAAGTGGCCCGTAATGCATCCGAGGCATCTGAAGCAACAGGCGTTGCCCGAGCCAAGGCCGCAGAAGGTGCGAATGTTGTCTCGCAGGCTGTGAAGAGTATAACGGAAGTGCAGCAGGCCTCTGCGGTGATGAAGAACGATATGGGCACCCTTGGCAAGCAGGCGGAAGGTATAGGCCAGATCATGAATGTTATTTCCGACATTGCGGATCAGACCAACCTGCTGGCCCTGAACGCGGCCATAGAGGCTGCCCGCGCGGGAGACGCCGGGCGTGGATTTGCCGTTGTGGCCGACGAGGTGCGCAAGCTGGCGGAAAAGACCATGACCGCCACCAAGGAAGTGGGGCAGGCCGTTGCAGACATACAACAGGGCACCCGCAAGAACTTGGAGAACGTGGAGCATTCCGTCTCTGCCATAGGGCAGGCCACGGAACTTGCCGAAAAGTCCGGTCAGGCGTTGCAGGAGATTGTCCGGTTGGTGGAACGGGCAGCTGATCAGGTGCGGGGCATAGCCACCGCAAGCGAGGAGCAGTCCTCCGCCAGTGAGCAGATAAACCGCAGCGTGGAAGAGATTGACCAGATATCGCAGGAAACGGCCAGCGCCATGAACCAGTCCGCGCAAGCCATAGGTGAACTGGCGGAACAGGCGCAAAATCTGCGCAGACTTATTGAGGAAATGAAGAAGGGATAG
- the hrcA gene encoding heat-inducible transcriptional repressor HrcA has protein sequence MTLAKREADVLSTIIESYIETALPVGSRTVAGASRLRLSAASMRNTMADLTDKGYLEQPHTSAGRIPTAKAFRVYVDSLLRLRPISREEKGEILSRLTQQGLEISQMLQQASAMVSSLSHQVALVLAPGGNDVRWRRVDFALLADKLVLAVLVLDGGIVRNRVVPVEGHVTADELTSFANYLNCHYTGLTLSEARLRILNEMHNAEAHLEQLCSRALLLARLAFSDQQEEERQIFVDGTLTLLDKAEFTDSGRMRELLALLEERSRLLRLLDSTMRGTDVSVSIAPSLAENPGEVDPDQTLFDETGASYGKGRTGISSRHLMAGTAREGERHALPGRLTAYHAAVRPKESGADRELVGLSVISAPYGGDTPLGVVSVIGPLRMDYGTVVPVVDCISKSLSTLLKDRFSA, from the coding sequence ATGACTCTCGCCAAGCGCGAAGCCGATGTGCTTTCCACAATCATCGAATCCTACATCGAAACGGCCCTGCCCGTGGGGTCCCGCACTGTTGCCGGTGCCTCGCGGCTGCGCCTTTCTGCCGCGAGCATGCGAAACACCATGGCAGACCTGACGGACAAGGGCTATCTGGAACAGCCCCACACCTCTGCGGGGCGCATTCCCACGGCCAAGGCGTTCCGGGTGTATGTAGATTCGCTGCTACGGCTGCGCCCCATATCACGCGAGGAAAAGGGAGAGATACTTTCGCGCCTCACGCAGCAGGGGCTGGAAATAAGCCAGATGCTGCAGCAGGCATCTGCCATGGTTTCCTCGCTGTCGCATCAGGTGGCATTGGTGCTTGCCCCCGGCGGCAACGATGTGCGCTGGCGGCGCGTAGATTTCGCCCTTCTGGCGGACAAGCTTGTTCTGGCCGTGCTGGTTCTGGATGGCGGCATTGTGCGTAACCGGGTGGTTCCGGTGGAGGGACATGTCACCGCCGATGAACTGACAAGTTTTGCCAACTATCTGAACTGTCATTACACGGGCCTTACCCTTTCCGAAGCCCGCCTGCGCATTCTGAACGAAATGCACAACGCGGAGGCGCATCTGGAGCAGCTGTGCAGCCGCGCCCTGCTTCTGGCGCGGCTGGCCTTCAGCGACCAGCAGGAAGAAGAACGGCAAATTTTTGTAGACGGCACCCTGACCCTGCTGGACAAGGCAGAATTCACCGATTCCGGCCGCATGCGCGAGCTGCTTGCCCTGCTTGAAGAACGTTCCCGCCTGCTCAGGCTGCTGGACAGCACCATGCGGGGTACGGATGTGTCTGTCTCCATTGCCCCTTCCCTTGCAGAGAATCCCGGCGAGGTTGACCCCGACCAGACTCTCTTTGATGAAACGGGAGCCAGCTACGGCAAAGGCAGAACCGGAATCAGCTCCCGGCATCTCATGGCCGGGACAGCACGAGAAGGTGAACGCCACGCGCTGCCGGGAAGGCTGACAGCATACCACGCTGCCGTAAGACCTAAAGAATCAGGCGCAGACCGGGAACTGGTGGGGCTGAGCGTGATAAGCGCGCCCTATGGCGGCGACACACCTCTTGGCGTGGTGAGCGTTATAGGCCCCCTGCGCATGGATTATGGCACGGTTGTGCCTGTTGTGGACTGTATTTCAAAATCCCTTTCCACCCTGCTTAAAGACCGGTTTTCCGCTTAG